The genomic stretch GTGACCCCGCGGGCCCTGCGGGCCGTGGCCGTGACCCTTCGGGCCCTGCGGACCGTGGCCCTGGGGGCCGTGCGGCTTGACGATCGGGCCGTGCCCGTGGCCGCGGACGTACCACTGCGCCTCGAGGGCGACCCAGCCACGCTTCGGGCCACGCTGCACCCGGTCGCAGTCGAAGTCGTGCCACTTCTTGTGGAACTCACCGATCTTGCCGGCCCGGTTGCAGGCCTGCTTGGTGCGGTAGTACCCGACGACCCGCTCCTTGGTCTTGAACTTCGGAGCCTTGGCCTGAGCCTGCGTGGCGTGGCCGGTGGCGGCCGGCGCGGACGGGGTGGCCGACGCCGGGCCGACGCCCATCGTCAGGCCGACACCGAGCGCGATGCCGGTCATGGTCAACATGCGCGTGACCTTGTTCATGACAACGCCTTTCTCTCTGTTCACCGGGCTTTGCCCGATGCAGCAGATATTAGGGAATTCGCGCCATTAATCCGGCACGAAAACACGCCACGAAAGGGTGACTTGTCATCCGGCAAATAATTGATCTTGCAATTGATCGAAATTGTTTCCCTCGATTTGCGACTCGTTCAGCGCCGCGTCGACAGCGGCCGCGAGCGCCGCCGGCAGGCTCGGCAGCCTTTCCCGTACGGGGGTGGGAGGCTCCCGCAGGACGACGGCGACCGGGTCGGCGCCGGCCGGGAAGTCCCGCGGGGTGGCGCCGGTCAGCATCCAGTACAGGCAGGCGGCCAGGGCCCACCGGTCGACCTCGGGACCGGCGTACTTGTAGTCGATCACCTGGCGCCGGGGCATGAAGGCCACGCTGCCGGCGATCGCCCCGGTCGGCGTACGGCCGCTCAGCCCCGCCTGGTCGTACGCCTTGGCCAGGCCGAAGTCGCCCACCTTGAGCCGCCCGTCCGCGGTCAGCAGCAGGTTCTGCGGCTTGATGTCGCGGTGCACCAGCCCGCGCCCGACGGCGGAGGCGCCGTCGGCGTGCACCACCGGGACCTCGGCCGTGTGCGCATGACGCAGGGCGGCCGCCGCCTGACGGGTCAGATCCAAGGCGACGTCCACCCCGTACGGGCCATGGTCGGCGACACTGCCACCGGCGCAGTACTCGGCCACGAAGCCCAGCGGCTCGGCCAGGCTGCGGTGGAAGCGGACGATGTTCGGGTGCCGCAGCGCCGCCGTGCAGTCGAGCTCACGGCGGAACAGTTCGGTGGCCCCGGGGGCGGTCAGGGTCTTCACCGCGACCAGCTCACCGCCGGGCTCGCGGGCCAGGTGCACCACGCCCTGCGCCCCGCGGCCGAGTTCACGCAACAGCGCCAGCCCGCCGATGGCGACCCTGACCAGCACGTACGCGTCACCCAGGCGCAGCTCGTCGCCGTCGTGCAGCGGGCGCTCGCCGTCGGCCCGGACACCGTTGACGTACGTTCCGTTGCGGCTGCCGAGGTCGCGTACGGTGACCTCAGCCGGCCGAATCGTCAACCGGCAGTGACGGCGGGACACACGGCGGCGGTCGTCGGCGACCCGGACGTCGCAGCCCGGGTCACGGCCCAGCACCACGTCGGCCTCGCCGGTGAAGACGTGCCGCGCCCCGCCGGCCGTCAGGGTCACGTCAGCCAACGTCGGCTTCCCAGGCCAGCTCCCAGGCGCGCAGGCCACCCCAGATGTCGACGGTGACCATCATCGTCCCGTCGTCGCTCAGCCCGATGCGGTGCATGCTGTGCCGGTGGCCCTCCATCGTCCGCAGGCACCGCCCGGTGGCCACGTCCCAGATCCCGGCCGTGTCGCTTTCCCCGGCCACGACGGCGAACGTCCCGTCCGGCCCCAGCGCGAACTCGACCGGCGCCTCGGGCAGGGCCAGCCGGCGATGCACCTTCCCGGTGCCGGTTTCCCACACGGTGAGGCTGCTCGCGTCGGGGGTGGCGGCCAGCCGGCGGCCGGCGGTGAAGGCCACATTGGTGCGGCCGCTGATCGACCCCCGCCGGCTGGGGAACTCGAAGCGCTTCCGGCCGCGGGCCGCGTCCAGCCCGGTCAGCCCCGCGAGCTCGTCGACCAGCACCACCTGGCCGTCCGGGGCCGAGTGCAACCGTGCGCCGCCGGGGAACCGCGGCGCCATCGTCCAGTCCGGCCGCCGGGCGTCCGGCCGCCACATCCGGACCTCGCCCGCCCTGTCGAGGCACACCATGCGCGAGCTGTCCGGGCTGAGCGCGACGGCCGTGATCGGGCTGTCGCCGGCGCGGACGGTAACCGGCCGCACCCCGCCGGCCAGGCCCCGCAGGCGCATCGTG from Paractinoplanes brasiliensis encodes the following:
- a CDS encoding protein kinase domain-containing protein, yielding MTLTAGGARHVFTGEADVVLGRDPGCDVRVADDRRRVSRRHCRLTIRPAEVTVRDLGSRNGTYVNGVRADGERPLHDGDELRLGDAYVLVRVAIGGLALLRELGRGAQGVVHLAREPGGELVAVKTLTAPGATELFRRELDCTAALRHPNIVRFHRSLAEPLGFVAEYCAGGSVADHGPYGVDVALDLTRQAAAALRHAHTAEVPVVHADGASAVGRGLVHRDIKPQNLLLTADGRLKVGDFGLAKAYDQAGLSGRTPTGAIAGSVAFMPRRQVIDYKYAGPEVDRWALAACLYWMLTGATPRDFPAGADPVAVVLREPPTPVRERLPSLPAALAAAVDAALNESQIEGNNFDQLQDQLFAG